A DNA window from Arachis hypogaea cultivar Tifrunner chromosome 18, arahy.Tifrunner.gnm2.J5K5, whole genome shotgun sequence contains the following coding sequences:
- the LOC140181367 gene encoding secreted RxLR effector protein 161-like, whose protein sequence is MIGSLMYLTSSRPDIMQSVGVCSRFQSKPKKSHLSTVKRIIRYVLDFAGDRIDRRSTSGMCCFLGKSLIVWSSKKQATVALSTAEAEYIAASSCCSQLLWLKTQLADYKLNVSNIPLFCDNMNIQFVNSEGQLADIFTKPLIEERFCKLRTELGILTSSLFS, encoded by the exons ATGATTGGATCTTTGATGTATCTAACCTCCTCAAGGCCTGATATCATGCAAAGTGTTGGAGTTtgctcaaggtttcaatcaaAGCCTAAGAAGTCCCATCTCTCAACTGTCAAGAGGATCATCCGATATGTGCTTG attttgctggggaTAGGATTGATAGAAGAAGCACAAGTGGCATGTGCTGCTTTCTTGGGAAATCTCTCATTGTTTGGTCTAGTAAAAAGCAAGCTACAGTAGCTCTTTCAACAGCCGAAGCTGAGTATATTGCAGCCTCCTCTTGTTGCTCTCAATTATTATGGCTGAAAACTCAACTAGCTGACTATAAACTGAATGTCTCAAATATTccattattttgtgacaatatga ATATTCAGTTTGTTAATTCTGAAGGTCAACTAGCTGATATATTCACCAAACCATTGATAGAGGAGAGGTTCTGCAAGTTGAGAACTGAACTGGGCATTCTTACTTCATCTTTGTTTTCTTAA